In Drosophila gunungcola strain Sukarami unplaced genomic scaffold, Dgunungcola_SK_2 000026F, whole genome shotgun sequence, the following are encoded in one genomic region:
- the LOC128263913 gene encoding uncharacterized protein LOC128263913, giving the protein MRLVLDFRKLNERTIADRYPMPNISMILGSLGSARNFTTLDLKLVKSKRRLGNKFSPLSEEKTVEADMVVGYPNFIKHYNKSKINLLTSIPLLFILILTSAHVTDYSQAKYIPIIDRRILIRIRETLSESLRV; this is encoded by the coding sequence ATGCGGCTGGTATTGGACTTTCGCAAATTGAACGAGAGGACAATAGCTGATCGCTATCCCATGCCAAATATCTCTATGATACTAGGGAGTTTAGGCAGTGCCAGGAACTTCACAACGCTCGATTTGAAATTAGTGAAATCCAAGAGGAGACTAGGCAACAAGTTCTCACCGTTAAGCGAGGAGAAAACTGTGGAAGCGGACATGGTGGTGGGCTAcccaaattttataaaacactaCAATAAATCCAAAATTAACCTGCTCACTTCCATTCCTCTGCTATTCATTTTGATCCTAACATCGGCACACGTCACAGACTACTCGCAGGCCAAGTACATTCCCATCATTGATAGACGAATTTTAATTCGCATTCGTGAGACACTCAGCGAATCTCTCAGAGTATAG